A genomic segment from Klebsiella africana encodes:
- the ytfQ gene encoding galactofuranose ABC transporter, galactofuranose-binding protein YtfQ — protein MWKRLLLVTAVSAAMSSMAIAAPLTVGFSQVGSESGWRAAETSVAKEEAAKRGITLKIADGQQKQENQIKAVRSFIAQGVDAIFIAPVVATGWEPVLKEAKEAKIPVFLLDRSIDVKDKDLYMTTVTANNVLEGQLIGDWLVKTVDGKPCNVVELQGTVGASVAIDRKKGFADAIAKASNIKIIRSQSGDFTRSKGKEVMESFIKAENNGKNICMVFAHNDDMVIGAIQAIKEAGLKPGKDILTGSIDGVPDIYKAMIAGEANASVELTPNMAGPAFDALEKYKKDGTLPEKLTITKSTLYLPDTAKEELEKKKNMGY, from the coding sequence ATGTGGAAGCGCTTACTTCTTGTCACAGCAGTTTCCGCAGCTATGTCGTCTATGGCGATAGCTGCCCCGCTAACCGTAGGTTTTTCGCAGGTCGGTTCTGAATCCGGCTGGCGTGCGGCAGAAACCAGCGTCGCGAAAGAGGAAGCCGCCAAGCGCGGTATTACGCTGAAAATCGCTGATGGTCAGCAAAAACAGGAAAACCAGATCAAAGCAGTGCGCTCTTTTATCGCCCAGGGAGTAGACGCGATCTTCATTGCGCCGGTGGTGGCCACCGGCTGGGAACCGGTGCTGAAAGAGGCGAAAGAGGCCAAGATCCCGGTCTTCCTCCTCGACCGTTCCATTGATGTTAAAGATAAAGATCTCTACATGACCACCGTGACCGCCAACAACGTGCTGGAAGGCCAGCTGATTGGCGACTGGCTGGTGAAAACCGTCGACGGTAAGCCGTGTAATGTCGTTGAACTGCAGGGCACCGTTGGGGCCAGCGTGGCCATCGACCGTAAGAAAGGGTTCGCCGACGCGATTGCCAAAGCGTCCAACATCAAAATCATCCGCTCTCAGTCCGGTGACTTCACCCGCAGCAAAGGGAAAGAGGTCATGGAGAGCTTTATCAAAGCTGAGAATAACGGCAAAAACATCTGCATGGTCTTCGCCCATAACGACGACATGGTGATCGGCGCCATCCAGGCGATTAAAGAAGCGGGTCTGAAGCCGGGCAAAGATATCCTCACGGGCTCCATCGACGGCGTGCCGGATATCTATAAAGCGATGATCGCCGGAGAAGCCAACGCCAGCGTCGAGCTGACGCCAAATATGGCCGGCCCGGCGTTCGATGCGCTGGAGAAATATAAAAAAGACGGCACTCTGCCGGAGAAGCTGACCATCACCAAATCGACGCTGTATCTGCCGGATACGGCGAAAGAAGAGTTAGAGAAGAAGAAAAATATGGGCTACTGA
- the ppa gene encoding inorganic diphosphatase → MSLLNVPAGKDLPEDIYVVIEIPANADPIKYEVDKESGALFVDRFMSTAMFYPCNYGYINHTLSLDGDPVDVLVPTPYPLQPGSVIRCRPVGVLKMTDESGEDAKLVAVPHTKLSKEYDHINDVNDLPELLKAQITHFFEHYKDLEKGKWVKVDGWDNAEAAKAEIVASFERAKQK, encoded by the coding sequence ATGAGCTTACTCAACGTACCTGCGGGCAAAGATCTGCCGGAAGACATTTACGTCGTGATCGAGATCCCGGCGAACGCAGACCCAATCAAATACGAAGTCGACAAAGAGAGCGGTGCACTGTTCGTTGACCGTTTCATGTCCACGGCAATGTTCTATCCGTGCAACTACGGTTACATCAACCACACCCTGTCCCTGGACGGCGACCCGGTTGACGTACTGGTCCCGACCCCGTACCCGCTGCAGCCGGGCTCCGTGATCCGCTGCCGTCCGGTTGGCGTTCTGAAGATGACCGACGAATCCGGTGAAGATGCGAAACTGGTTGCCGTACCGCACACCAAGCTGAGCAAAGAATACGATCACATCAACGATGTGAACGACCTGCCGGAACTGCTGAAAGCCCAGATCACTCACTTCTTTGAGCACTACAAAGATCTGGAAAAAGGCAAGTGGGTTAAAGTCGACGGTTGGGACAACGCGGAAGCGGCGAAAGCTGAAATCGTTGCCTCTTTCGAGCGCGCTAAGCAGAAGTAA
- the ytfR gene encoding galactofuranose ABC transporter, ATP-binding protein YtfR, with translation MSAEAHQEILRTEGLSKFFPGVKALDNVNFSLRRGEIMALLGENGAGKSTLIKALTGVYHADRGTIWLEGQAISPKNTAHAQQLGIGTVYQEVNLLPNMSVADNLFIGREPRRFGLLRRKEMEARATALMASYGFSLDVREPLNRFSVAMQQIVAICRAIDLSAKVLILDEPTASLDTQEVEMLFTLMRQLRDNGVSLIFVTHFLDQVYAVSDRITVLRNGTFVGCRETRELPQIELVKMMLGRELDHNALQRAGRTLLSDKPVAAFEGYGKKGTIAPFDLQVRPGEIVGLAGLLGSGRTETAEVIFGIKTADSGKAWIKGKPQTLRSPHQASCLGIGFCPEDRKTDGIIAAASVRENIVLALQAQRGWLRPIPRREQNEIAERFIRQLGIRTPSAEQPIEFLSGGNQQKVLLSRWLLTKPQFLILDEPTRGIDVGAHAEIIRLIETLCADGLALLVISSELEELVGYADRVIILRDRRQVAEIPLAELSVPAIMNAIAA, from the coding sequence ATGAGCGCCGAGGCACACCAGGAGATCCTTCGCACCGAAGGACTTAGTAAATTCTTCCCCGGCGTTAAGGCGCTGGATAACGTCAACTTTAGCCTGCGGCGCGGCGAAATCATGGCCCTGTTGGGCGAAAACGGCGCCGGAAAATCGACGCTGATCAAAGCGCTGACCGGCGTTTACCATGCCGATCGCGGCACCATCTGGCTGGAAGGCCAGGCTATTTCGCCCAAAAACACCGCCCATGCCCAGCAGCTGGGGATCGGCACCGTCTACCAGGAAGTGAACCTGCTGCCCAATATGTCGGTGGCGGACAACCTGTTCATCGGCCGTGAGCCGCGGCGGTTTGGTCTGCTGCGACGTAAAGAGATGGAGGCCAGGGCGACGGCGCTGATGGCATCCTACGGCTTTTCCCTCGACGTGCGCGAGCCGCTGAACCGCTTTTCGGTGGCGATGCAGCAGATCGTCGCTATCTGTCGGGCCATCGACCTGTCGGCCAAAGTGCTGATCCTCGACGAGCCCACCGCCAGCCTCGATACCCAGGAGGTGGAGATGCTGTTCACCCTGATGCGCCAGCTCAGGGATAACGGCGTCAGCCTGATCTTCGTCACCCATTTTCTCGACCAGGTCTATGCGGTCAGCGACCGGATCACCGTGCTGCGTAACGGCACCTTTGTGGGCTGCCGCGAGACTCGCGAGCTGCCGCAGATTGAACTGGTGAAAATGATGCTGGGTCGCGAACTGGACCACAATGCCCTGCAGCGGGCGGGTCGTACCCTGCTGAGCGATAAGCCAGTGGCGGCGTTTGAAGGCTACGGTAAAAAAGGCACCATCGCCCCGTTCGACCTGCAGGTCCGCCCGGGCGAAATAGTGGGCCTCGCTGGCCTGCTGGGTTCCGGACGCACGGAAACCGCCGAGGTGATCTTCGGCATTAAAACGGCGGACAGCGGGAAGGCGTGGATCAAAGGTAAACCGCAGACCTTGCGCTCTCCGCATCAGGCTTCCTGCCTCGGGATCGGCTTCTGTCCGGAGGATCGCAAAACCGACGGCATTATCGCCGCCGCTTCGGTGCGGGAAAATATCGTTCTCGCCCTGCAGGCGCAGCGCGGCTGGCTGCGGCCGATCCCCCGGCGTGAACAGAACGAGATCGCCGAGCGCTTTATTCGCCAGCTGGGGATCCGTACCCCGAGCGCCGAGCAGCCGATCGAGTTTCTCTCCGGCGGCAACCAGCAGAAGGTGCTGCTCTCCCGCTGGCTGCTGACCAAACCGCAGTTCCTGATCCTCGATGAGCCGACCCGCGGCATCGACGTCGGCGCCCATGCGGAAATTATTCGCCTGATTGAAACCCTCTGCGCCGATGGCCTGGCGCTGCTGGTCATCTCCTCTGAACTGGAGGAGCTGGTGGGTTACGCCGATCGGGTCATTATCCTGCGCGATCGCCGACAGGTGGCGGAGATCCCGCTCGCCGAGCTCTCTGTTCCGGCGATCATGAACGCTATTGCGGCATAA